One window of the Triticum dicoccoides isolate Atlit2015 ecotype Zavitan chromosome 3B, WEW_v2.0, whole genome shotgun sequence genome contains the following:
- the LOC119274369 gene encoding obtusifoliol 14-alpha demethylase-like codes for MEVATVNWVAFVVPIAVATIIIFISAMMARGRRRTERSPRARPPPVAAGAPLVGVLPWLLAKGPLQVIGDAHAELGSVFTVRLLHREVTFLVGPDVSSHFYQGLDSEVSQDEVSRFTVPTFGPGVAFDVDLATRREQIRFFGDAMKPAKLRTYAGLMVREVEEYFTRWGEMGTVDLKQEVGHLVTLVASRCLFGEEVRSKMLREAATHLRELNDGMRLVTILFPHLPIPAHRRRDRARARLGEIFSDMVRSRRESGRPVDDMLQCLIDSRYKDGRATTDTELVGMLVSALFAGQHTSSSTGTWTGVRLLAGANAEHLRAAVREQERVVARHGDRVDYEVLQEMETLHRSVKEALRLHPPAMMLLRHARRSFVVRTREGDEYEVPEGRTVASPMVIHNRLPHVYRDPERYEPGRFGPGRGEDGAGGALSYTAFGGGRHACVGEAFAYMQIKVIWSHLLRNFEMEMVSPFPETDWNVVMPGPKGKVMLRYKRRKKMSPTAQITNPHTRYVL; via the exons ATGGAAGTAGCAACTGTCAATTGGGTAGCATTTGTGGTTCCAATTGCCGTGGCGACGATCATCATCTTCATATCGGCCATGATGgcacgaggacgacgacgaaccgaaCGATCTCCACGCGCTCGTCCGCCCCCCGTGGCCGCAGGGGCTCCCCTCGTGGGGGTCCTCCCGTGGCTCCTCGCCAAGGGCCCGCTGCAAGTGATCGGCGACGCCCACGCGGAGCTGGGCAGTGTGTTCACGGTGAGGCTGCTGCACCGCGAGGTGACCTTCCTGGTCGGTCCGGACGTGTCGAGCCATTTCTACCAGGGGCTGGACTCGGAGGTGAGCCAGGACGAGGTCTCCCGGTTCACCGTCCCGACCTTCGGCCCCGGCGTCGCCTTCGACGTGGATCTCGCCACCCGGCGCGAGCAGATCCGCTTCTTCGGCGACGCCATGAAGCCTGCCAAGCTCAGGACCTACGCCGGCCTCATGGTGCGAGAGGTCGAG gagtaCTTTACGAGATGGGGAGAGATGGGCACGGTCGACCTGAAGCAGGAGGTAGGGCACCTCGTCACGCTCGTCGCCAGCCGGTGCCTGTTCGGGGAGGAGGTCCGCTCCAAGATGCTCCGCGAGGCCGCCACGCACCTCCGCGAGCTCAACGACGGCATGCGCCTCGTCACCATCCTCTTCCCGCACCTGCCCATCCCGGCGCACCGCAGGCGCGACAGGGCGCGCGCTAGGCTCGGCGAGATATTCTCCGACATGGTCAGGTCGCGCAGAGAATCTGGCCGCCCCGTCGACGACATGCTGCAGTGCCTCATCGATTCCAGGTACAAGGACGGCCGCGCCACGACCGACACGGAGCTCGTCGGGATGCTGGTGTCGGCGCTGTTCGCGGGGCAGCACACGAGCTCCAGCACGGGCACGTGGACCGGAGTGCGCCTCCTCGCGGGCGCCAACGCCGAGCACCTGCGCGCCGCCGTCCGGGAGCAGGAGCGGGTCGTGGCGCGGCACGGGGACCGCGTCGACTACGAGGTCCTGCAGGAGATGGAGACCCTCCACCGCAGCGTCAAGGAGGCCCTGCGGCTCCACCCGCCGGCGATGATGCTGCTGCGCCACGCGCGCCGTAGCTTCGTCGTCCGGACGAGGGAGGGAGACGAGTACGAGGTCCCGGAGGGGCGCACGGTCGCGAGCCCAATGGTGATCCACAACCGTCTCCCGCACGTGTACAGGGACCCGGAGAGGTACGAGCCGGGCCGGTTCGGCCCCGGGAGAGGGGAGGACGGGGCCGGCGGGGCGCTCTCGTACACGGCCTTCGGCGGCGGGCGGCACGCCTGCGTGGGCGAGGCGTTCGCGTACATGCAGATCAAGGTGATATGGAGCCACCTGCTGAGGAACTTTGAGATGGAGATGGTGTCGCCGTTCCCGGAGACGGACTGGAACGTGGTCATGCCGGGGCCCAAGGGGAAGGTCATGCTCCGctacaagaggaggaagaagatgtcaCCCACCGCCCAAATCACCAACCCACACACACGCTATGTGCTATGA